The sequence GGATTATTTTCAAGTCGCCTGATGCGTAAAATACGCGTTGAACGTGGCTTTACCTATGGCGTATCCACCAGTTTCTTTCCCCTAGATTACGCCAGTGTTTTAAGCGGTGCCTTGGCAACGGCTGCTGAACATACCGATGAGGTTATTGCTTTAGTCCGCGGTGAATGGCAAGAAATGGCTAGCAATGGCCCGACTGCCGAAGAATTGGAATTAGCGAAAGTTCATATGATCGGCTCATTCCCCCTACGTTTTGAAAGCACTTGGTCAACCGCCGCCAGCCTTTTAAGCCTACAGATGAACGGTTTTAGCAAAGAATATATTATGGGTGGACGCCAAAAACTCATTGAAGGAGTGACGCTTAAAGATGCGAAGCGGGTAGCCAACCGTTTATTCCAGCCAGATCGGCTGTTATTTACCGTTGTTGGCCCAACCGCCCCCCAATCGAAGTAAAACCTCTAACTATCTCATCCTGTTTTAACGACTGTATTTAGTGAGGGTATCTTTTAAAGGTTTGGCTTCCGGGTTAGAAAAACGCCGTTCAACCAAAATGGCTTCGGGGGTGGCCCCTTTGCCATAATATCCCGTGTTTAAGCTTTCGCGGGCCAAGACCCCTGCCCCATCAAAAGAAATGCCGCCAAATAACCCAACCGATGAAGCAAATGAATAAACATCCGCTTTCAAATTGGTGCTGCTGGATGTGCCGACCCCAATACCGACGGGCCCTGCAGCCACGCTAACACTTCCGCCAAATTTAAATTGATTGCGGATAATCGCCTCTAACCCTTTAGGGGTCATGATGGTAAAGACCACTTCAGAAACTTGTCCGCCGATCTGCAAGCCAACGCTTCCTGAAGCCAAGGTATAAAAAGCCGGATCACTCCATCCCTTAACGTCATCGCGCACCAAAAGCACCCCGGTACCACCCTCCGCCCCAATAATAAATCCGCCCTTGATTAAACTGGGGAAAATCAAAATGGCTTTTGCCTTTTTCACATAATCCGGTAAACTTTTAAAATCCTGGCCTGTCACCAATTTGAGGAACGTCAAGCGGGCTTTTTCAATAATTTCTTGCTGGGTTGATAAGGCTTGAGCGGGTGTTTGCAGCAACATCATCAATGCCCCGATAACCAAGGCTAATTTGGAAAGTGCGTATGAGATTTTTTGTGTCATTATATTGTCCTTCTTTTAAAAAATTTCTTCGCTTGATATGTTTACCATATCTACCACTAATTCACAAATCGCTGCCCGATCATAATTAAAAACAAAATAACCAATTGCAGCAATTGTTGTAAGGCACCTACCACATCCCCGGTTATGCCCCCAAAGACCCGTTTGGCCGCCCCAATAAATAGACAAAAAAACACCCCGCACCCAGTGATTATGATCGCTGCTATTTGCCATTCCCAAACAATAAATAGGCTGGCAACACTGATCGCGAAAGCCACCAGCACAACCCATAATTTGGGCTGGCCAAATGAAACGGCTAAACCGGTGGGTTTGGCCCACCACCCTAAGCGCAAGGCGGCCACCATCCATGTCCTTGAAAACATTTGTTCCGCTACTAATACAGCAAATAAAAGATGTGCAGGGATTGTCAGCAATAATTGGATCCGCAAAATTAAGGAAAGGATCAAGGCAATTCCCCCATATGTGCCAATCCGGTGATCTTTCATAATGACCAAACGTTCGGCAACCGTTTTGCCCCCCAAACCATCCGCGCAATCCGCCAGCCCATCTTCATGGAAAGCCCCCGTCACGGCAATCATTGCCGTGATCATCAGGATAACGGCAATCGGTGCGGGCAAAAAAAGGATAAAGCATTGATAAATTCCATAAGCAAATCCGGCAATGCCCAAGCCCACAACTGGGAACATCCACGCACAATTGGATATTCGGCGGCTTGCCGATAGGCGCCTAACCCATTCCCGGGAACCCATGGGTAGGCGCGTTAAAAAACGAAAAGCTTGACACCAATCGATTAGTAAGTTTTTCATGCACTAACTCTATCTCTTTCCTGAGCAATGCCTTATTCTAGCATTGATGACACTAGGTATGTTATTAACAGATAAATCATTACAAAGAACCAAGCAATGGCCTCCTCCCCTCAGAAATCAATCAATCTTACAGAAATTAGAAAAATCATTGATCATTTTCCAATCCCCGCATTGGAGCCGGTGACATTTGCCCTGCAACGGGAGGTTTTATTAACGAAGCCAGCGGGTTCTTTAGGTCGATTGGAAAAACTAACGGAGTGGTTTGTCAAATGGCAGGGGAAATACCCGCCCGCACTCGAACATCCACGTATCGCCGTTTTTGTAGGCAACCATGGGATTAATCGTCATCACGTTTCTGCCTATCCCTCAAGCGTTACCCAACAAATGTTGAAAAATTTTATTCAGGGGGGGGCGCTATCAATCAATTATCGGCCTTATTTGATTCTGATTTGCGGGTTTATGAAATGTCGCTGGATGAAGGTACAGCAGATTTCAGCCAAATGCCTGCGATGTCTGAGGAAAGTTGCGCCAAATCATTCGCTTACGGCATGATGGCGGTTGAACCCGGAATTGACCTATTATGTTTGGGTGAAATGGGGATCGGAAACACCAGCAGCGCTGCTGCCCTGTGTTTAGGGCTATTTGGGGGGAAAGCCGAGGATTGGGTTGGTTATGGCACCGGTATTAACCAAACCATTTGGACACAAAAAGTTGGGCTGGTGAAACAGGCAGTTACCCTTCATCAACCAGGTATTAAAGACAGTTTTGATTGGATGCGGTGTGTGGGCGGGCATGAATTGGCCGCTATCGCTGGTGCGATTATTGCCGCACGGATGGCTAGGGTTCCGGTTGTACTTGATGGTTTTGCTTGTACGGCAGCGGCCAGCGTTTTATATCATTATAACCACCACAGCTTGGATCATTGTATCGTATCCCATCTATCAACCGAACCTGGTCACAAATTGTTGTTAAGCAAAATTGGTAAGTCAGCTGTATTGGATTTACAATTGCGCTTAGGCGAAGGAACCGGGGCAGCTTTAATGATTCCGCTTATCAAAGCAGCACTGGCTTGCCATAATGGCATGGCAACCTTTGCTGAAGCAGAGGTTTCAACCAAAATTATCTCTTAAGAGGTGCTGATCATGACCATTCACCCGCTATCACTTCTGGAAAAGACGACTGCCTTATCAAAACTAAAAGGCTGGAGTTTAGAAGCATCCGGGAAAGCCATCCATAAATCTTTTTCCTTTAAAGATTTTAACCAAGCCTGGGGTTTTATGGCTAGGGTCGCTTTATTAGCGGAGAAACTAGACCACCATCCTGAATGGGCCAATGTTTATAATAAAGTGGATATTCGACTAACAACCCATGATTGCCTTGATCTTTCGGATCGTGATATCCGTTTGGCTGGAATGATTGAACAAATTGCCTTAAGTTGCAAATAGCGTAAAACAGCTAAAAATATTTTATGCCGCCACGTCGCCCGATTTTGCCGCAGCCGGTGCCGCAATCGATTGATTGCGCAAGGCTTCACGGTGGGCAATATAAATAGTGGATGCCACAATCACCCCCGCCCCTACCCATGTCCATAAATCGGGGATTTCCGTAAAAGCTATCCACCCGATAAAAGTTGCAAAAATCATGCGGGTGTAATCATAGGTCATCACCACCGAAGCATCCGCCAGAGAAAAGGCCCTAACCAAGCAAATATGGCCAGCCGATCCACAGGCCCCCATCCCTAAAATCCACAACCATTCGATAGCTGTCGGTTGCTGCCACACCCAAAGTGCCATCGGCAATGACATCGGAGTCATAATCAGCACCATGAACGTGACGATAGCGGTGGGTGATTCGGTTTTGGTTAGTTTTTTGACAATCAAGGTTGTCACCGCTGAAATGGAGGCAGCCGCAATTGCTAAAAAAACGCCAATATTGAATTCCCCGGCACCCGGACGAATAATGATTAAAACGCCTATAAAACCAACCAGGGTTGCGGTCCAACGCCTAATACGCACAATCTCCCCTAAAAACAGGGCGGCCATCGCGGTTGCAAACAGAGGTGTGGTAAAACTAAGCGCTACAGCATCTGCAAAAGATATCAAAGTCAGGGCAAAAAAACCCATTTGCATGGATAAAAGTCCCAAAAAACACCTTAAAGAGTACAGCCCTAAACGGCGGGTTTTGAGAACGCCCAGGCCGTGCCTAAGCAACCATGGCATCATAAATAACAACCCCGCCGCACACCGAAAAAAGGATATTTGGAAGGTGTGCAGATGTTCGGACAAATGCCTGACAATCGCGCCTAAACCAGAAAAAAGCACGGCAGACATAACCGTCCAGCACGCTGTTTGCAAGGAAATGGAAGCCGACTGGAATGAAGATGTTATTTTAGCCATTGCACAACTTAGGAAAGTGATCAAAATAGGAAAAATTATTATTGCAACATATCAAACAATTACGACAACCAAATGGGAAACGATATGCAATTAACCCCACTCTGGCAACCCACCCCTGGACAGATCGCTACTACCAATATGGAATTCTTTCGCCACATGGTCAACAAAGATTGTCATGAAAACCTTAGTGGGTACAAATCTTTGTACGAATGGTCCATCAAAAAGCCTGATTTGTTTTGGTCATCCGTTTGGAAATTTTGCAAGGTAACCGGCGACATGGGAAAAATTGTCCTAACACCCGGCCCCTACAAAATGCCGGGAACCCGTTTTTTTCCAGAAGCCCGTTTGAATTTTGCAGAAAACCTATTGCGTCGCCAAGACCAGGAGACTGCCATTATTTATTGGTCGGAAGATCAGATTAAGACGCGCCTGACCTATAAAAAACTGTATGAAAAGGTTGTTTGTTTAGCCAATGTTTTAAAAGATTACGGTGTGCAAGCCGGGGACCGGGTGGCCGCTTTCGTTCCGAACATCCCCGAAGCGATCATCGGTGTTTTGGCTACCGCCAGTATTGGGGCTGTCTGGTCTTCTTGCTCACCCGATTTCGGGGTAGGCGGGATTGTCGACCGCTTTAGCCAAATTGAACCCAAAGTTTTATTATGTGCGGACGGTTATTTGTATAATGGCAAAACCTTTGATTCACTTGCCAAAGTACAGGAATTCCTGCCCCAATTGCCGACGGTAAAAAAGGTGGTGGTTTTCTCCAACACTTATTCTTATACCAATCTCTCCCACATGCCTAACGCCGCTTTGTTTACCGATTTGGAAAAAAAATATTTCGGCTCAACCTTAACTTTTGAAAAATTTCCCTTTAACCACCCGCTTTACATCCTTTTTTCCTCAGGTACCACCGGTAAACCAAAATGTATTGTACATGGTGCTGGCGGCACCCTTTTGCAACATTTAAAAGAACACCAGCTTCATAGTGATTTGAAAAAAAATGATCGGCTTTTTTATTATACCACCTGTGGCTGGATGATGTGGAATTGGCTGGTAAGCGGGTTGGCAACTGAAGCCAGCCTATTATTGTATGACGGTTCGCCATTTCATCCGAAGTCAGAAATTTTGTTCGACTTCGCCTCACAGCATCACTGCACCCACTTTGGCACTTCTGCCAAATATATTGATTCATGTATCAAAGCCGGTGTAACACCGTCAAAATCCTACTCTTTACCCGCTTTGCGGATGGTATTGTCCACGGGATCCCCCTTATCACCTGAAGGCTTTCAATATGTTTATCAGCATGTAAAAAAAGATGTATGCTTGGCCTCCGTTTCCGGTGGCACAGATATTGTGTCTTGTTTTGTGCTGGGCAATCCGGCGGCCCCTGTCTGGTCGGGGGAAATCCAAACAGCAGGCTTGGGCATGAACGTGGAAATTTGGAACGATGGGGGCAAAAAAATTCAGCAAGAAAAAGGGGAATTGGTCTGCACTATTCCCTTCCCCTCGATGCCCATCGGTTTTTGGAACGATCCTGATGGGATAAAATACCATCAAGCCTATTTTGAACGTTTTCCTAACATCTGGTGCCACGGCGATTACGCAGAACAAACAAGTTCCGGCGGCTTTATCATTTATGGCAGGTCAGATGCCGTTTTAAAACCAGGGGGAGTGCGAATCGGCACCGCGGAAATTTACAGGCAGGTGGAGCAATGCGAGGAAGTGCAGGAAAGCATTGCCATCGGCCAGGATTGGCAAAATGACGTGCGGATTGTTTTATTCGTCAAGCTGAAACCACCTTTTGCCCTGACAGAGGCCATTCAGCAAAAAATACGCCTTAAAATCCGCCAAAATGCCTCCCCCCGCCATGTGCCTGCAAAAATTATCCAAATCAGTGATATCCCGCGCACCCGCAGCGGTAAGATCGTTGAATTGGCTGTCCGCGATATGGTGGCCGGACGTCCTATCAATAATAAGGAAGCGCTTGCCAATCCAGACGCTTTAGAATTATTCCGTAATTTAACGGAATTACGGACTTAGGGGCAGCATGGCTTTTTTAACCGAGAATCTTTCTTTCGTTTTATGTGCGCTGGGCGGCGGTTTCATCGGTTTTTTATTATCTTGGGTTTGGGGGAAAAGAAGGAATCAGCAAAATTTAGAAAATATTCAGAATTTACAGGAGAAAATTGGCCAACAGGAATATTTGCGAATTAGCCTGGAAACCAAGGAAAAATACTGGCAAGAATTGAAGGCCGATCACCAATTGCTGCAGCAAGATAGGCAGCAACTGGCCCGTGAATTAGTGATGGCGCAGGAAAGGCTTAAATATATCCAAGCCGATGAACAAGTGAAGCGCCAGGAATTTTCAGCCATTGCCCAGCAGGCCTTGCAACAAGCCCATCAAACTTTTGTCCATATGGCCCAACAAACCCTGCAAACCAGCCAAGTGGAACAACGGGCAGAATTGGGCAAGCAATATCAAACCTTTTTACATCAAACAGGTCCCATCAGCCAAGATCTAAGCAAATACCAAGAAAAACTGGCGGAACTGCAAAATATTTGGAATGTCAGTTATAGTGATATCAAAACCCAGCTTCAGCAGGTTGAAAGAATTAATGAATTGGCGCGTTTGGAAACCAACAAATTATCAAGCGCCTTGCGCCAGTCGCCCCGTGCCCGCGGCAGGTGGGGGGAAACCGCTTTGCGTAATATCTTGGAAATGGCGGGTATGAACGCTTATTGCGATTTCATCGAACAAAGCACCCTGCCGAAAGACAAGCCGGATGACGTGATGAAAAGGCCGGATGTCACCATCCGCTTGCCAGGCGACCGCACATTGGTTATCGATTCCAAGGTGGTCTTGGAAGCGTATTTACAAGCAACCGAAGCCAGCGATGAACAGCAGCAAACCCAATATTTAAAGCTTCATGCCAGCAATATCACCGATTGCCTGCAACGTTTACACCGGAAAGATTATGCAAGCGGCACAAAAGGGCTGGATTTGGTTATCCTTTTTATTCCGGGCGACCATTTTTATAACGCAGCGTTAGAGGCTAATCCCGACCTTTTTGAAGAAGCCTTCCAGAAAAAAATTATTATCGCGACCCCCACCACTTTAATTGCCCTGTTGCGGGTGATTGAATGGGGGTGGCGTCAACATAACAGCCAAAACGCCATGAATGAAATCAGCGGTTTAACCGATAATCTTCATAAGGAATGGCAGAAAACAGCTGCACAATGGGTTGATTTAGGCAAGGCGCTGAGTAAATCGCTGGGACATTACAATAAAATTGTTTCGGATTTTGAAAAAAATATTTTTCCACTGTTATCCAAAGTAACCCAATTCCAGCCCCATAATCAGAAGGCAATTTACCCCGAGGCCAAAAACCAACAACTTAATCTCCCCCAGCCGCATTTATGGAAGCAAGTGGTTGAACCCCATGACGATGAATAAGTGTCAAGAAAAGCTATTGTACCGCCTATGCTTCATTAACTTCGCTTAAGCCCGGCGTTGCAGCCGCACGGCATAAAAGCCATCCAAGCCTCCCCTATCCAATAAATGATAAGGTAACGTGCGTAATTCCCCCCGATCAGTAATTAACTCGCTAAGCCCACCCACCTCTGCAGGTAGGATGGGGACAATGTTCAAATCAGGATATTTTTTTAATAGCCAATCCAACTGGCCCTCCCCTTCCTCCCGCAGCAACGAACAAGTGGCATAAACCAATTGGCCGCCTTTGGCCAACATTTGGTAAGATGATTGCAAAAGGTCGCGTTGTTGTTTGATCAAATGGCTAAGTTCTTCCCGTTTGCACCGCCAAGCAATTTCTGGGTGCCGGCGAATGGTGCCAGTTGAAGAACAAGGCGCATCCAACAAGATAAACGGCATGGGTTGGGCCGGACGCCAGTTATTGGCATCTGCTTCAACCAAATCCGCCTGCAAATGCAATCGCTCTAAATTTTCTTCAAGCATTTTCAATCGTTCGGCATTCATTTCCAAAGCAATAACTTTTGCCCCCGCGCTAGATAATTGGGCGGTTTTGCCGCCCGGGGCTGCACAGATATCCAATACCGTATCACCAGGTTTAACCTGCAAAAATTTGGCGGGCAAAGCGGCGGCGGCATTTTGGACCCACCATTCACCCTGTTCATACCCAGGCAATTGTTCAATCCGCCCCTCATGGGATTTTACGAATAAACCACCCATCGGCAAAATTTCTGCCTTCAGTTGATCAGCCCAATATGCGGGCCTGCCTTTGACGGCAATATGCAACCCAGGCTCTTGAACATGGGCTTCAGCAATTTGCTGGGTTTGCGGTAGCCCATAAGTTTTAACCCAGGATTGCCACAACCACGGGGCATAATTATGCTGTATATCCGGGATAATTGGTTGCTGTTCCTGATCGCGCACAAATTGGCGTAAGATGGCATTCACAAATCCTTGATATTTTTTTAACTGATAAAAATTTTTAATGGTTTCAACGGCGGTGTTGATCACGGCATGGGGCGGTGTTTCTAGAAAAAGAAGCTGTGTCAGCGAAACCGACAACATATTCAAAACCAGCCAATCTTTCTGGGGAACAGGTTTTTTAATATAATTTTGCAATATGTGCCGGATTTGGCCCCAATGGCGCAAGGCCGTTAACACCATCAAGCGACAAAAAGCCTGATCCCGTTTTTCTGCCAACAGCGTCCAGCCACTATGATGGAGTGCTTCTTCAATTTTGTCGGAAGAATCCCATAATATTTGGATCGTGTTGGCTGCAATATAGCGAGTTTTGATGGAATCAGGCAACCGGTGGATGGAAGACAGATCAGTTCTTTGGGGCATATTTGGCCAAAATTCTTTGTAAAGTACGACGATGCATACGTAAACTCCGTGCTGTTTCCGAGACATTCCGCCCACATTGTTCAAAAACGCGCTGGATGTATTCCCAACGTACCCGGTCAGCGCTCATTAATAATTCAGGCGCTGGCGGCAACATTGACCCTCGTTGCTGCAAAGCTACATCAATGGCATCGGCATCGGCAGGTTTTGCCAGATAATCGACCGCCCCTGCTTTAACCGCTGCCACAGCAGTCACAATATTCCCATATCCGGTTAACATAATAATCCGCATATTTTTTTTGAGTTCGCGTAATTCAGGAACAATTTCTAACCCATTACTATCCAACAGGCGCAAATCGATAATCGCATAATCAGGCAGATGATTGCGAGCCAAGCTTAAAGCTTGCTGGGCATTTTCGGCAACGTAGGTTGTATAACCGCGCTTTTGCATAGCCTGGGCCAAGCGCTGCCGAAAAACCTCATCATCGTCGACAATCAATAATTTTTTTAGCAATTCAACAGTTGTTTCGTCCTGATTTTGTTCCTGCATTACCATGATCCTATCCTTCGTACTTCATTCATCATCATTTTCATTTTTTACTTTGGCAAAACAATTGTGACCTGGGCCCCACCTGCTTTATGATTAGAGAAAAACAGATTGGCAGATATGGTGGCCAGCGATGATTGGGCAATGAAAACACCCAGTCCTAAATGCTGGCTACTGTAAGGTTGTTGGCGGTGCAATGCGCCCGTTGAGATATAAGGTTCACCCAAACGATCTAATATATCAACCGAAAAACCCCACCCGTCATCTTGGATTCGAATGATATAATGTTGCTGATTTTCGGCAATGACTACTTTTACCTCAGTACGGGCAAATTGAAAAGCGTTTTGCAGCAAATTACCCAATCCTTGTAAAATTTCAGGTTTTGGCAATAAAGCAGGCATGTGGTCAGATGATAGCTTGCTTTCAACAACCCACCGGATATCGGCACGCCGATAAGGCTCCGCCGCCAATTCTAAAACAGCGCTAATGGGCAATTGCGTGAAAGGGTCATTTAATAAAGAATGTTCTATTTCTGCTGGTTGTTGGCCAGGTTTTTTGCCAAGAATCGCCAATATTTCCTGACAACGGCGGGCTTCGCTATTGAGCAAGCGGATATCTTCCTGAACGGCAGGTGATAATGTTTTTTCATGGGTCAATTCCTTTGAGATAATGGAAATGGTACCCAAGGGCGTGCCTAACGCGTGAGCGGCGGCGGCGGCTTGCGCCCCTAAGGCAGACAAGCGGCGCTGTTGATCCAGCATTTTTTGCATTTCAAGCAAAGCTTTGGATAGGCGGCTGGAATCGGCTGAAACAACGGTCAGATACACGGCAATAAAAACCAATGATAAACAAAGGGCCGTTAATAACCCCCAAGAGTAAATGGGCGGTAGAAGAGTGATTTCCCCACCAATCGGCAATCTCAAATGAACAAAAGATAAAATTGCAATTAATCCCAAACCCAGAAACACGAGAAAAGCTGTCACTTTTTTGGAAAGGATCGTTGCCGATACCGTAATCGGGGAAAGCATCAGGATGGAGAAAGGGTTATTGATACCACCCGTTAAATATAATAAAAATCCCAATTGGATCATGTCAAAAGACAAATAAGCAGCCGCCACTTTGTCGCTGACAAAAGGACGCGACCGGCGGATGTTGGCAATCAAATTGACCAAAGCCAAAGCGCCTACAGTCGCTAAACACCACGCCAGGGGCAGATAATAGCCAAAAATAAAAGTAACCGCTAAAATAGCCGCTAATTGCCCACAGATGGCCATCCAGCGGATGAAAATCAACGTCCGCTGTTGCAATTGCCGATCTTTGAAAAGGTTGGTCATGATCGCAGCGCATTTACCCTTAAAATTGGGTTTAACTATTCATTATTGTTGTTTGAATTGGGCGGGGCGCTTCTCTACGAAAGCAGCCATTCCTTCTTTCTGGTCTTGTAGCGAGAAGGTGGCGTGGAAAACCCGGCGTTCGAATAACAACCCCTCCGACAAAGTTGTTTCATAAGAGCGGTTAATGGATTCTTTTACCATCATCGCAACCGGCAATGACATGGATGCAATTTTTTCGGCGAGCTTCATCGTTTCGCTTAACAAATCGGCGGCAGGGATTACCCGGCTGACTAACCCATAT is a genomic window of Rhodospirillaceae bacterium containing:
- a CDS encoding acetoacetate--CoA ligase, with the translated sequence MQLTPLWQPTPGQIATTNMEFFRHMVNKDCHENLSGYKSLYEWSIKKPDLFWSSVWKFCKVTGDMGKIVLTPGPYKMPGTRFFPEARLNFAENLLRRQDQETAIIYWSEDQIKTRLTYKKLYEKVVCLANVLKDYGVQAGDRVAAFVPNIPEAIIGVLATASIGAVWSSCSPDFGVGGIVDRFSQIEPKVLLCADGYLYNGKTFDSLAKVQEFLPQLPTVKKVVVFSNTYSYTNLSHMPNAALFTDLEKKYFGSTLTFEKFPFNHPLYILFSSGTTGKPKCIVHGAGGTLLQHLKEHQLHSDLKKNDRLFYYTTCGWMMWNWLVSGLATEASLLLYDGSPFHPKSEILFDFASQHHCTHFGTSAKYIDSCIKAGVTPSKSYSLPALRMVLSTGSPLSPEGFQYVYQHVKKDVCLASVSGGTDIVSCFVLGNPAAPVWSGEIQTAGLGMNVEIWNDGGKKIQQEKGELVCTIPFPSMPIGFWNDPDGIKYHQAYFERFPNIWCHGDYAEQTSSGGFIIYGRSDAVLKPGGVRIGTAEIYRQVEQCEEVQESIAIGQDWQNDVRIVLFVKLKPPFALTEAIQQKIRLKIRQNASPRHVPAKIIQISDIPRTRSGKIVELAVRDMVAGRPINNKEALANPDALELFRNLTELRT
- a CDS encoding lipid-binding SYLF domain-containing protein codes for the protein MTQKISYALSKLALVIGALMMLLQTPAQALSTQQEIIEKARLTFLKLVTGQDFKSLPDYVKKAKAILIFPSLIKGGFIIGAEGGTGVLLVRDDVKGWSDPAFYTLASGSVGLQIGGQVSEVVFTIMTPKGLEAIIRNQFKFGGSVSVAAGPVGIGVGTSSSTNLKADVYSFASSVGLFGGISFDGAGVLARESLNTGYYGKGATPEAILVERRFSNPEAKPLKDTLTKYSR
- a CDS encoding DMT family transporter; protein product: MAKITSSFQSASISLQTACWTVMSAVLFSGLGAIVRHLSEHLHTFQISFFRCAAGLLFMMPWLLRHGLGVLKTRRLGLYSLRCFLGLLSMQMGFFALTLISFADAVALSFTTPLFATAMAALFLGEIVRIRRWTATLVGFIGVLIIIRPGAGEFNIGVFLAIAAASISAVTTLIVKKLTKTESPTAIVTFMVLIMTPMSLPMALWVWQQPTAIEWLWILGMGACGSAGHICLVRAFSLADASVVMTYDYTRMIFATFIGWIAFTEIPDLWTWVGAGVIVASTIYIAHREALRNQSIAAPAAAKSGDVAA
- a CDS encoding RsmB/NOP family class I SAM-dependent RNA methyltransferase; this translates as MPQRTDLSSIHRLPDSIKTRYIAANTIQILWDSSDKIEEALHHSGWTLLAEKRDQAFCRLMVLTALRHWGQIRHILQNYIKKPVPQKDWLVLNMLSVSLTQLLFLETPPHAVINTAVETIKNFYQLKKYQGFVNAILRQFVRDQEQQPIIPDIQHNYAPWLWQSWVKTYGLPQTQQIAEAHVQEPGLHIAVKGRPAYWADQLKAEILPMGGLFVKSHEGRIEQLPGYEQGEWWVQNAAAALPAKFLQVKPGDTVLDICAAPGGKTAQLSSAGAKVIALEMNAERLKMLEENLERLHLQADLVEADANNWRPAQPMPFILLDAPCSSTGTIRRHPEIAWRCKREELSHLIKQQRDLLQSSYQMLAKGGQLVYATCSLLREEGEGQLDWLLKKYPDLNIVPILPAEVGGLSELITDRGELRTLPYHLLDRGGLDGFYAVRLQRRA
- a CDS encoding ActS/PrrB/RegB family redox-sensitive histidine kinase, with translation MTNLFKDRQLQQRTLIFIRWMAICGQLAAILAVTFIFGYYLPLAWCLATVGALALVNLIANIRRSRPFVSDKVAAAYLSFDMIQLGFLLYLTGGINNPFSILMLSPITVSATILSKKVTAFLVFLGLGLIAILSFVHLRLPIGGEITLLPPIYSWGLLTALCLSLVFIAVYLTVVSADSSRLSKALLEMQKMLDQQRRLSALGAQAAAAAHALGTPLGTISIISKELTHEKTLSPAVQEDIRLLNSEARRCQEILAILGKKPGQQPAEIEHSLLNDPFTQLPISAVLELAAEPYRRADIRWVVESKLSSDHMPALLPKPEILQGLGNLLQNAFQFARTEVKVVIAENQQHYIIRIQDDGWGFSVDILDRLGEPYISTGALHRQQPYSSQHLGLGVFIAQSSLATISANLFFSNHKAGGAQVTIVLPK
- the rmuC gene encoding DNA recombination protein RmuC; translation: MAFLTENLSFVLCALGGGFIGFLLSWVWGKRRNQQNLENIQNLQEKIGQQEYLRISLETKEKYWQELKADHQLLQQDRQQLARELVMAQERLKYIQADEQVKRQEFSAIAQQALQQAHQTFVHMAQQTLQTSQVEQRAELGKQYQTFLHQTGPISQDLSKYQEKLAELQNIWNVSYSDIKTQLQQVERINELARLETNKLSSALRQSPRARGRWGETALRNILEMAGMNAYCDFIEQSTLPKDKPDDVMKRPDVTIRLPGDRTLVIDSKVVLEAYLQATEASDEQQQTQYLKLHASNITDCLQRLHRKDYASGTKGLDLVILFIPGDHFYNAALEANPDLFEEAFQKKIIIATPTTLIALLRVIEWGWRQHNSQNAMNEISGLTDNLHKEWQKTAAQWVDLGKALSKSLGHYNKIVSDFEKNIFPLLSKVTQFQPHNQKAIYPEAKNQQLNLPQPHLWKQVVEPHDDE
- a CDS encoding 4a-hydroxytetrahydrobiopterin dehydratase; the protein is MTIHPLSLLEKTTALSKLKGWSLEASGKAIHKSFSFKDFNQAWGFMARVALLAEKLDHHPEWANVYNKVDIRLTTHDCLDLSDRDIRLAGMIEQIALSCK
- a CDS encoding adenosylcobinamide-GDP ribazoletransferase, translating into MKNLLIDWCQAFRFLTRLPMGSREWVRRLSASRRISNCAWMFPVVGLGIAGFAYGIYQCFILFLPAPIAVILMITAMIAVTGAFHEDGLADCADGLGGKTVAERLVIMKDHRIGTYGGIALILSLILRIQLLLTIPAHLLFAVLVAEQMFSRTWMVAALRLGWWAKPTGLAVSFGQPKLWVVLVAFAISVASLFIVWEWQIAAIIITGCGVFFCLFIGAAKRVFGGITGDVVGALQQLLQLVILFLIMIGQRFVN
- a CDS encoding ActR/PrrA/RegA family redox response regulator transcription factor gives rise to the protein MQEQNQDETTVELLKKLLIVDDDEVFRQRLAQAMQKRGYTTYVAENAQQALSLARNHLPDYAIIDLRLLDSNGLEIVPELRELKKNMRIIMLTGYGNIVTAVAAVKAGAVDYLAKPADADAIDVALQQRGSMLPPAPELLMSADRVRWEYIQRVFEQCGRNVSETARSLRMHRRTLQRILAKYAPKN